One Penicillium oxalicum strain HP7-1 chromosome III, whole genome shotgun sequence genomic region harbors:
- a CDS encoding putative 3-oxoacyl-[acyl-carrier-protein] synthase, with product MRRVVVTGLGAVTPLGVGVRRTWQRLLDGHCGIVNVVSRDERFKDIPSQIAAVVPPGKKEDGGWTVSEWMNRGEERVMAKFAQFAMAATEEALSDAGWNPTTPEQKHATGVCLGSGIGNFDEIYDTVVAYEQGGYKKVSPLFVPRLLINLGAGHISMRYGFMGPNHAATTACTTGAHSIGDAARFIACGDADVMVAGGGESCIHPLAIGGFARARSLATDFNDDPEKASRPFDADRTGFVVGEGAAMLVLEELEHARSRGASIYAELKGYGCSADSHHITAPKENGEGAYMAMKKALKQAQLNPAAIDYINAHATSTVVGDAAENAAIKTLLLGPEGKQRAADINVSSTKGALGHLLGGAGAVEALFTVMAIRDNIMPPTINLNRLADGFDCNYAPNQAQSRTIDVALTNSFGFGGTNSTSGSLVDASGYKFSDKDTKPGKMKVRKTAKASTKKKADDSKDGPVDSSPTSSPLPRLDGRIAASFPTGKPREEDLLETVICKHCKRPILKSSAMDHIRGCLKAKQEKARRKKEARDAANRAKNGDDDDLRDRLDGDDSMRGQKSAKKSAAKGMMDDSKKGKKRKADEDDKEPKKKKKKDEPKAKTAKPKGPVDVEKQCGVTLPNGAQCARSLTCKSHSMGAKRAVPGRSLPYDMLLQQYQKKNQAKQQRAAIDANAPLPDDVDTNGPIDSDEERDTVMAAIARSAPKPLAAHTLIRSKSKYRIIRIKEQMLHAMGGRSGNGLFSTGESQPLFGGNLFQTAEPDVNGNTSPVLPAGEAGDVATSAEGLGTTPVSGTRKTPVAT from the exons ATGCGTCGCGTCGTCGTGACGGGACTCGGCGCGGTCACACCCCTCGGCGTTG GTGTTCGTCGAACATGGCAGCGTCTGTTAGATGGTCATTGCGGTATTGTCAATGTGGTTTCCCGTGATGAGCGTTTCAAGGACATTCCATCGCAGATTGCTGCGGTCGTGCCGccggggaagaaggaagatggaggCTGGACTGTATCAGAATGGATGAACAGAGGG GAAGAACGGGTCATGGCCAAATTTGCGCAATTCGCAATGGCTGCTACTGAGGAGGCTTTGAGTGATGCTGGATGGAATCCGACGACGCCGGAGCAAAAACATGCGACG GGAGTCTGTCTTGGCTCGGGAATTGGCAATTTTGACGAGATATACGATACCGTTGTTGCGTACGAGCAGGGA GGCTACAAAAAAGTCAGTCCGCTATTCGTACCACGATTGTTGATCAACCTCGGTGCGGGACATATCTCGATGAGATACGGATTCATG GGCCCAAACCACGCCGCAACTACGGCCTGCACAACGGGGGCTCATTCTATCGGCGACGCGGCCCGCTTCATTGCCTGTGGCGATGCCGATGTCATGGTCGCTGGTGGCGGCGAGTCATGTATCCATCCTCTCGCAATCGGAGGGTTTGCTCGCGCTCGCAGTCTGGCCACGGACTTTAATGATGATCCTGAAAAGGCATCAAGACCCTTTGATGCGGATCGAACGGGCTTTGTAGTGGGTGAAGGCGCGGCCATGTTGGTTCTTGAG GAGCTGGAGCATGCACGCTCTCGTGGAGCTTCTATCTACGCCGAATTAAAAGGATATGGATGCTCCGCCGACTCGCACCATATCACCGCCCCCAAAGAAAATGGCGAAGGCGCTTACATGGCCATGAAAAAGGCTCTCAAGCAAGCCCAACTTAACCCCGCGGCAATCGACTACATCAACGCTCACGCTACCTCCACTGTTGTCGGTGACGCTGCCGAAAACGCTGCCATCAAGACCCTTTTACTGGGGCCCGAAGGGAAGCAGCGTGCGGCCGATATCAACGTCAGTAGCACCAAGGGTGCACTGGGCCATCTGCTTGGTGGTGCTGGGGCTGTGGAAGCCTTGTTCACCGTGATGGCTATTCGAGAT AATATCATGCCGCCTACAATCAACTTGAATCGCTTGGCAGATGGCTTCGATTGCAATTATGCACCGAATCAAGCACAGTCGAGAACTATCGATGTTGCTCTGACGAATAGCTTTGGCTTTGGAGGGACAAATAGTA CCTCTGGTAGCTTGGTTGATGCGTCTGGCTACAAATTCAGTGATAAAGATACCAAGCCTGGCAAAATGAAGGTCAGAAAGACAGCAAAAGCctcgaccaagaagaaagccGATG ATTCCAAAGACGGTCCGGTCGACTCTTCGCCGACCTCCTCACCTCTTCCAAGATTGGATGGTAGGATTGCGGCCTCATTTCCGACGGGCAAACCGCGTGAGGAGGATCTTCTTGAAACTGTCATTTGCAAGCACTGCAAGCGCCCGATCTTGAAGTCTAGCGCCATGGACCATATTCGAGGATGTCTGAAAGCCAAGCAAGAAAAGGCTCGCCGAAAGAAAGAAGCTCGGGACGCCGCCAACCGTGCTAAGaacggtgatgatgatgatcttcgGGATAGGTTGGATGGGGATGATTCCATGAGGGGGCAGAAGAGTGCGAAGAAGAGCGCCGCCAAGGGCATGATGGACGATtcgaagaagggcaagaaacgcaaggccgacgaggacgacaaggagcccaagaaaaagaagaagaaggacgaACCCAAGGCCAAGACTGCCAAACCCAAGGGTCCCGTCGACGTTGAGAAGCAGTGCGGTGTGACCCTGCCGAATGGTGCCCAATGTGCACGCTCGTTGACTTGCAAGAGTCATTCCATGGGTGCAAAGCGAGCCGTGCCTGGTCGATCACTGCCATACGATATGCTACTGCAGCAGtaccagaagaagaaccaggCTAAACAGCAAC GAGCTGCAATTGATGCAAACGCCCCTCTACCTGACGATGTTGACACGAATGGGCCCATTGATTCTGATGAAGAACGCGATACTGTCATGGCAGCTATCGCACGGTCCGCCCCAAAGCCACTGGCGGCACATACCCTGATCCGCTCAAAATCAAAGTACCGAATTATTCGTATCAAGGAGCAGATGCTTCATGCTATGGGTGGTCGAAGCGGCAATGGACTTTTCTCGACCGGCGAAAGCCAGCCATTATTTGGTGGAAATCTCTTCCAAACTGCCGAACCGGATGTGAATGGCAACACCTCTCCTGTCCTACCAGCTGGTGAGGCGGGCGATGTTGCTACCAGCGCAGAGGGGTTGGGAACTACACCTGTATCGGGGACTCGCAAAACACCTGTCGCTACGTGA
- a CDS encoding putative agmatinase 2: protein MPAWKSLLSVLALAGTAVSCAHHDDAEVVPEHEREELLKKWDQEWSFSGIASFAHLHTVKCLIEPDENYDIAVIGAPFDTAVSYRPGARFGPRAIRAASARQMSGISYNTRAGINPYKSWAKITDCGDIPITPFDNGLAERQMYEAFLELGSRKIANPAPSAQTKSNKGETPSIGARHPKLVTLGGDHSVALPALRALYQIYQKPITVLHFDAHLDTWNPVRYSAYWQSEQTQFNHGSFFHKASREGLICNSTSAHAGLRTRLTGVDDGDYTTPGPEQGFIRIHADDIDELGPMGIVEKIMSRIGLDPEQPVYLSVDIDVLDPSTAPGTGTPEPGGWTTREFIRILRGLEKLNLVGADIVEVSPAYDNKGETTALAAAQVAFEIITSMVKSGVDEELGGWYGRRVDGSGGVGVGAVVEDTSAPAGKDEL, encoded by the exons ATGCCCGCCTGGAAGTCCCTCTTAAGCGTGCTGGCACTGGCCGGCACGGCTGTCTCTTGCGCCCACCATGACGATGCCGAGGTGGTGCCCGAGCACGAACGCGAAGAACTGCTGAAAAAATGGGATCAAGAG TGGTCCTTTTCCGGAATCGCCAGCTTCGCCCACCTCCACACCGTGAAATGTCTCATCGAACCGGATGAGAACTACGACATCGCCGTCATTGGTGCCCCGTTCGACACCGCAGTCAGTTACCGACCCGGCGCTCGCTTCGGACCCCGCGCCATCCGCGCCGCCAGTGCGCGTCAAATGAGCGGAATCAGCTACAACACCCGCGCGGGGATCAACCCTTACAAGTCATGGGCCAAAATCACCGACTGCGGTGACATCCCCATCACACCGTTTGACAACGGGCTGGCGGAGCGCCAGATGTACGAGGCCTTTTTGGAATTGGGGTCTCGAAAGATTGCCAACCCTGCGCCGTCCGCCCAAACCAAGAGCAACAAGGGCGAGACCCCCAGCATTGGTGCGCGGCATCCCAAACTGGTGACGCTGGGCGGTGATCACAGCGTGGCCCTGCCGGCCCTCCGCGCCTTATACCAGATCTATCAAAAGCCGATTACGGTCCTGCATTTCGATGCTCATCTGGATACGTGGAACCCCGTGCGTTACTCGGCCTACTGGCAGAGTGAGCAGACACAATTCAATCATGGCAGCTTTTTCCACAAGGCGAGCCGCGAGGGCCTGATTTGTAATTCCACCTCTGCCCATGCGGGATTGCGCACTCGCTTGACCGGCGTCGACGATGGTGATTACACCACCCCCGGGCCGGAACAGGGCTTCATTCGAATCCACGCGGACGATATCGACGAGTTGGGCCCCATGGGCATCgtggagaagatcatgagCCGCATCGGGCTGGACCCGGAGCAGCCGGTCTACCTGTCGGTGGACATTGACGTGTTGGATCCGTCGACGGCGCCGGGTACGGGGACGCCGGAGCCGGGTGGTTGGACCACTCGCGAATTTATTCGCATCCTGCGAGGATTGGAGAAGTTGAATCTGGTGGGTGcggatatcgtcgaggttTCGCCCGCCTATGACAACAAGGGCGAGACAACCGCGTTAGCTGCGGCGCAGGTTGCTTTTGAGATTATTACTAGCATGGTCAAGTCtggtgtggatgaggagctgGGTGGGTGGTATGGACGCCGCGTGGATGGATCGGGAGGAGTGGGCGTCGGTGCGGTCGTGGAAGATACTTCTGCTCCTGCTGGCAAGGACGAGCTGTAA
- a CDS encoding Cell division control protein produces the protein MDSSTPCVVVGDGAVGKTCLLISYTTNKFPSEYVPTVFDNYAVTVMIGDEPYTLGLFDTAGQEDYDRLRPLSYPQTDVFLVCFSVTSPASFENVREKWFPEVHHHCPGVPCLIVGTQTDLRDDPSVREKLSRQKMQPIRKEDGDRMAKELGAVKYVECSALTQYKLKDVFDEVREYPD, from the exons ATGGATTCCTCCACTCC GTGTGTCGTGGTCGGTGACGGTGCCGTCGGGAAAACGTGCTTGCTCATCTCGTACACAACCAACAAGTTCCCCTCCGAATATGTTCCGACCGTCTTTGACAACTATGCGGTGACTGTCAT GATCGGGGATGAGCCCTATACCTTGGGATTGTTCGATACTGCCGGTCAGGAGGATTACGATCGCCTGCGTCCCTTGTCGTACCCGCAGACCgacgtcttcctcgtctgctTCTCCGTCACGTCTCCGGCCTCCTTTGAGAACGTGCGGGAAAAGTGGTTCCCCGAGGTGCACCACCACTGCCCCGGTGTGCCCTGTCTGATTGTCGGCACCCAGACCGATTTGCGCGACGATCCCAGTGTTCGCGAGAAGCTTTCCCGTCAGAAGATGCAGCCCATTCGAAAGGAGGACGGTGATCGGATGGCGAAGGAACTGGGAGCGGTCAAATACGTCGAGTGCTCGGCGCTGACGCAGTACAAGCTGAAGGATGTCTTTGACGAGGTACGTGAATATCCCGACTGA
- a CDS encoding mRNA-capping enzyme subunit alpha, translating to MSHAVPDLDAIGVKAEPDLADSFRREVAHLLGRNNLNFPGAQPVSFSAKHLVELQKEDYFVCEKTDGIRCLMYFARGDTADVPEIHYLIDRKNDYRYVPGLHFPLPDDETFQSFHVDTLIDGELVNDTYDDGTQQLKYLVFDCLVLDGQSLMHRTLDKRLAYFKEKVLKPYNAMYNKFPQEKEHRAFAVEDKSTQFSYGIEMMFRDIIPKVKRIHGNDGLIFTCRSTPYRIGTDEHILKWKPPAENTIDFRMRLEFPVLEPDTDDEAEGVTEAYPDYDAIPICHLFTMLNSNEYRHFGEMYVTPEEWENMKALQVPLDDSIVECFKDPEQRWRFYRLRDDKADANHISTVEKVLESIEDRVTEEDLIRIAPAIKSAWKKRQAMAAEGKSRSGGPPVNGNGVKRKFEE from the coding sequence ATGAGCCACGCAGTTCCAGATCTCGACGCCATAGGCGTCAAAGCAGAGCCCGATCTTGCCGACTCTTTTCGTCGTGAAGTTGCCCACCTTCTCGGCCGCAACAACCTTAATTTCCCCGGCGCGCAACCGGTCAGTTTCTCCGCCAAACACCTCGTCGAGctccaaaaagaagattACTTCGTTTGCGAAAAGACGGATGGCATTCGTTGCTTGATGTACTTTGCGCGCGGAGATACCGCCGACGTGCCGGAAATCCATTACCTCATCGATCGTAAAAATGACTATCGCTACGTCCCGGGCTTGCATTTCCCCCTTCCAGATGACGAAACATTTCAATCCTTTCACGTCGATACGCTCATAGATGGTGAATTGGTCAACGACACCTACGATGATGGAACACAGCAGCTGAAGTACCTGGTGTTTGACTGCTTGGTCTTGGACGGACAAAGTCTCATGCACCGCACTCTTGACAAACGACTCGCATacttcaaagaaaaagtctTGAAGCCATATAACGCTATGTACAACAAATTCCCTCAAGAAAAGGAGCATCGTGCTTTCGCTGTCGAAGACAAATCTACACAATTCAGTTATGGCATCGAGATGATGTTCCGCGACATTATTCCAAAGGTCAAGCGCATCCACGGTAATGACGGTCTTATCTTCACATGTCGAAGTACACCCTACCGAATTGGTACGGACGAGCACATTTTGAAATGGAAGCCTCCTGCGGAAAACACCATCGATTTCCGGATGCGCCTGGAATTCCCCGTCCTGGAGCCGGACACCGACGATGAGGCCGAGGGTGTTACGGAAGCCTATCCTGACTATGATGCCATTCCGATCTGTCATCTGTTCACAATGCTCAACAGCAACGAGTACCGACATTTTGGCGAGATGTACGTCACGCCGGAGGAATGGGAGAATATGAAGGCACTGCAGGTCCCGCTCGATGATTCCATTGTTGAATGCTTTAAAGACCCAGAACAGCGGTGGCGATTCTACCGGTTGCGGGATGACAAAGCAGACGCGAATCACATCTCGACGGTGGAAAAGGTTCTTGAAAGTATTGAAGACCGCGTTACCGAGGAAGACCTTATTCGGATTGCACCCGCCATCAAATCCGCCTGGAAAAAGCGACAGGCCATGGCGGCAGAAGGGAAATCTCGAAGCGGAGGACCCCCTGTCAATGGCAACGGCGTAAAGCGGAAGTTTGAGGAGTGA
- a CDS encoding Siderophore iron transporter mirC, with amino-acid sequence MPLFDHRSGPSYGAIENNDKYCKMDEERDQLLGDGREFEDGSASLDATEEAQEGVLKIEAINMTWTTRSLIIAYVSIFLMAFCTSLEGQTVMSLSAYATSAFSKHALISTVLVIQNVVNAVIKPPMAKVADVFGRFEAFCVSILIYILGYVQMAASTNVQTYASAQIFYSAGSTGLQILQQVFIADSSDLLNRAFLALLPEFPFLVTVWLGPTIADAVLRSSSWRWGYGMWAIILPAAFLPLAMSLLLNQRKARRLNLIKTPRHKRKQSVLQVVKRTWYDLDVGGLGLLSAAVTLILVPLTLASNSKHGWGSSSIIGMIVVGVVCLCILPFWEGSKKLAPKPLLSLHLLRQRTALAGCALAFWYFMAFYFSVQPYLYSYLQVVQGYDVATAGRVTQTFAFTSTIAAFSVSLLIKYTGRYRVYVTIGSVIYMIGLAFMLLFRGEGASHAQVLGAQILVGCGGGLLNVPVQLGVQASASHQEVAAATAMFLTSMEMGGAVGAAISGAIWTSLIPKKLMQYLPDETKSETGEIFGKLTKALSYPPGSPTRDAINLAYQETMHRLLKLALLVTIPLIPLSLIMENYELDKMNTKTTIRDDFDDSPSAAETEPVIDDPHHKQT; translated from the exons ATGCCCCTTTTCGACCATCGCTCTGGGCCGTCATACGGTGCTATTGAGAACAACGACAAGTATTGCAAAATGGACGAGGAACGAGATCAGCTACTTGGAGACGGTCGTGAATTTGAGGATGGATCTGCCAGTCTCGACGCCACTGaggaagcgcaagaaggcGTCTTAAAGATTGAGGCGATCAACATGACTTGGACCACGCGCTCATTGATTATCGCATACGTCAG CATTTTTCTCATGGCGTTCTGCACTTCTTTAGAAGGCCAGACGGTCATGTCCTTGTCAGCATACGCAACGAGTGCTTTCAGCAAGCATGCGTTGATATCGACAGTCCTGGTCATACAGAACGTGGTGAACG CGGTGATCAAGCCACCCATGGCTAAAGTTGCTGATGTTTTTGGTCGCTTCGAGGCCTTTTGCGTCAGCATTCTCATCTACATATTGGGCTACGTGCAGATGGCCGCCTCGACAAACGTTCAGACCTATGCCTCGGCCCAGATCTTCTACTCAGCCGGATCGACCGGCTTACAGATCCTTCAACAGGTCTTCATTGCTGATAGCAGCGATTTGCTCAACCGGGCCTTCTTGGCTCTTCTGCCAGAGTTCCCCTTCTTGGTGACTGTGTGGCTCGGCCCGACCATTGCCGATGCGGTTCTACGATCGTCTTCTTGGCGATGGGGCTACGGCATGTGGGCCATCATCTTACCCGCTGCTTTCCTGCCGCTTGCCATGTCCTTGTTGCTGAACCAGCGCAAAGCGCGTCGATTGAATTTGATCAAAACGCCCCGACACAAGCGCAAGCAAAGCGTGCTACAGGTTGTAAAACGAACTTGGTATGATTTGGATGTTGGAGGATTGGGCCTTCTCTCCGCCGCCGTCACCTTGATTTTGGTTCCACTCACCTTGGCATCCAATTCCAAACACGGATGGGGAAGCAGCAGTATCATAGGCATGATCGTCGTCGGTGTAGTCTGTCTTTGCATTCTCCCGTTCTGGGAGGGTTCGAAGAAACTGGCACCGAAGCCGCTGCTCTCATTGCACCTTTTGCGCCAACGGACAGCCCTTGCGGGATGTGCGTTGGCGTTTTGGTATTTTA TGGCCTTCTATTTTTCGGTTCAGCCATATCTCTACTCCTACCTTCAGGTGGTTCAGGGCTATGACGTGGCCACTGCCGGCCGTGTGACGCAAACGTTTGCCTTCACTTCCACGATTGCGGCattctccgtctctcttctcatcaAATATACCGGACGATATCGAGTTTATGTGACCATCGGGAGCGTCATATACATGATTGGACTCGCTTTCATGCTGCTGTTCCGCGGCGAGGGTGCCTCCCACGCACAGGTCCTTGGTGCTCAGATTTTGGTGGGTTGTGGTGGTGGCCTGCTGAATGTCCCCGTGCAACTAGGTGTTCAAGCCTCTGCGAGCCACCAGGAGGTGGCCGCTGCGACTGCTATGTTTTTGACATCTATGGAGATGGGCGGCGCGGTCGGAGCGGCCATCTCAGGTGCCATTTGGACTTCCCTCATCCCTAAGAAGCTTATGCAGTATCTGCCGGACGAGACCAAGTCCGAGACCGGGGAGATCTTTGGCAAATTGACCAAAGCGCTCTCGTACCCACCGGGGTCGCCCACCCGTGATGCGATCAATCTCGCCTATCAGGAAACCATGCATCGACTTCTCAAGTTGGCTCTGCTTGTGACGATCCCGCTCATTCCACTCAGCCTGATTATGGAGAACTATGAACTCGATAAG ATGAACACAAAGACCACCATCCGCGACGATTTTGACGACTCGCCTTCTGCTGCTGAGACCGAGCCTGTGATTGATGACCCGCATCACAAGCAGACCTGA